From the Lolium rigidum isolate FL_2022 chromosome 2, APGP_CSIRO_Lrig_0.1, whole genome shotgun sequence genome, one window contains:
- the LOC124689818 gene encoding uncharacterized protein LOC124689818 — MASRDAAGWPLGRAYFRAILWDLKACITEPARIMYYCTRDIVGRLIFHIETARGKETVPAAVKGTGTAQQESSALDEDQDYNQQDDDDDDDSGSSGIDWDAEAASIGSGLGDIDYSLDLRDEATDRLRNQRISYSGDNMNIQLSYTASRYLVELLAVSPRSYFVGDLCASDSNHRSLYYCSPKRGEFKRNLDSQGNLILHADGVALEDDFYMEINIPEDKDSGELEDVGMFMFSVDAHDCNRVITQTLSTARGRLMVLTFIPMHTAIQVNVQVTLDLVSASGSTCYVDGEISAHHEFYNKERVVLFSSREEDKAEVVDGKLPLSRTWAAVPISLEPLLIIKLNLRVLINRNEDGEGYTIPFRGDLTFFRAQHEKTICCADHGQLKVQLNYY; from the exons ATGGCGTCGAGAGATGCAGCCGGCTGGCCGCTCGGAAGAGCTTATTTTAGGGCCATCTTGTGGGATCTCAAG GCCTGCATCACTGAGCCCGCTAGAATTATGTATTACTGCACTCGAGATATTGTCGGACGACTTATTTTTCATATAGAAACGGCAAGGGGAAAAGAAACCGTCCCTGCTGCCGTCAAGGGAACGGGAACGGCTCAGCAAGAATCTTCTGCTCTTGATGAAGACCAAGACTACAACCAGCaagatgacgacgatgacgacgacagtGGCAGCAGTGGCATCGACTGGGATGCCGAAGCCGCAAGCATCGGCAGTGGTCTCGGTGACATCGACTATTCTCTGGACCTGAGGGATGAAGCTACAGACCGCCTACGGAATCAAAGAATTTCCTATTCTGGAGACAACATGAACATACAGCTATCTTACACCGCTTCTCGGTACCTTGTGGAACTGTTGGCTGTCTCTCCACGCTCCTACTTCGTGGGGGATTTATGTGCCTCTGACTCTAATCACCGTTCGTTATACTACTGCTCCCCCAAAAGAGGAGAATTTAAACGCAACCTGGATTCACAG GGTAATCTGATACTCCACGCAGATGGTGTGGCCCTTGAGGATGACTTCTACATGGAAATAAATATCCCAGAGGATAAGGACTCTGGAGAGTTAGAGGACGTTGGAATGTTCATGTTCTCGGTGGACGCCCATGACTGCAACCGTGTCATCACACAAACCCTGTCAACTGCACGTGGACGTCTAATGGTTTTGACTTTTATTCCGATGCACACCGCTATACAGGTGAATGTGCAAGTAACCCTTGATCTCGTATCTGCAAGCGGCAGTACCTGCTATGTTGATGGCGAAATCTCAGCGCACCACGAATTCTACAATAAAGAGAGAGTCGTGCTCTTTTCTAGTAGGGAAGAGGACAAGGCAGAGGTTGTTGATGGCAAACTTCCACTGTCACGAACCTGGGCAGCTGTTCCAATTTCCTTGGAGCCGCTTTTGATAATCAAGTTGAACCTGCGTGTTCTAATCAATCGTAATGAGGATGGTGAGGGCTATACCATACCTTTCCGAGGTGATCTAACCTTCTTCCGTGCTCAGCATGAAAAGACAATctgttgtgccgaccatggtcAACTTAAAGTGCAGCTTAATTACTATTGA